CGACAAGTTCACCGGCTTCATCGTGGAGAAGGGTGCGCCGGGCTTCAGCGTGGGGCCCGAGGAGCACAAGATGGGCATCCGCGGCTCCAGCACCTGCCCGCTCTACTTCGAGGACGCGCGCATCCCGCGCGAGAACCTGCTGGGCGAGGTGGGCAAGGGGCACAAGATCGCCTTCAACATCCTCAACTACGGGCGCCTCAAGCTGGGCGCGGGCGTGCTGGGGAGCATGAAGCTGCAGCTGGCGAGCGCGCTCGCGTTCGCGCAGGAGCGCAAGCAGTTCGGCACGCCCATCGCGCAGTTCCCGCTCACCCGCGAGAAGTTCGCGCGCATGGCGGGGCTCATCTACGCGGTGGAGAGCATGACCTACCGCACCGGCGGCCTGGTGGACGCGCGGCTCGCGGGCGAGGACAAGGCGGCCGCGGACTACGACGCGAAGCTCATCGCCTCCATCGAGGAGTACGCGATCGAGAGCTCCATCATGAAGGTGTTCGGCTCCGAGGCGCTGGGGCAGCTCGTGGACGACGCGGTGCAGGTGCACGGCGGCGCGGGCTACATCGAGGAGTACCCGGTGGAGCGCGCGTACCGCGACGCGCGCATCAACCGCATCTTCGAGGGCACCAACGAGATCAACCGCATGCTCATCGCCGGCATGCTGCTCAAGCGCACCCTCAAGGGCAGCCTGCCCCTGTTCCAGGTGGCGCAGCAGCTCGACGAGGCGCTCGCGAAGGGCAGCGTGCCCGCGCCTGCGGCCGGGGACGCGCTCGCGGCGGAAGCGCACGCGGCCGAGTGCACGAAGCGGCTCGCCATCTACGCGCTGAAGGTCGCCGCCGAGCGCTTCGGCCCCGAGCTGGAGAAGCACCAGGAGGTGCTCGCCGCGGTGGCCGACGTGGTGATGGACGCGTTCGCACTGGACTCCATGGTCACCCGCACGCGCCAGGCCGCGAGCGAGGGGAAGCTGGACCCGGTGCGCGTGGCGCTGGTGCAGGCCTTCGCCACCGAGGCGAGCGCGCGCAGCTACGAGCGCACCAAGCGCGCCCTGTGCGCGAGCAGCGAGGGCGCGGCGCTCGAGGGGCACCTGAAGGCCATCGCGCCGCTCTACCGCTTCGTG
The DNA window shown above is from Aggregicoccus sp. 17bor-14 and carries:
- a CDS encoding acyl-CoA dehydrogenase family protein, which codes for MAAVLETKHPAQVPAGGAFLFEEVGSVRITTPEAFTEEQRLYLKTALQFSREQVLAQSEAIERKEPGVLRELLRRAGELGLLMIDIPEAHGGLGLDKTTSLILAESMSLHGSWSVTFGAHTGIGSLPIVWFGSEAQKAKYLPKLATAELVAAYALTEQGSGSDALGAKTKAVLSPDGKEWILNGSKLYITNAAFADVFVVFAKVDGDKFTGFIVEKGAPGFSVGPEEHKMGIRGSSTCPLYFEDARIPRENLLGEVGKGHKIAFNILNYGRLKLGAGVLGSMKLQLASALAFAQERKQFGTPIAQFPLTREKFARMAGLIYAVESMTYRTGGLVDARLAGEDKAAADYDAKLIASIEEYAIESSIMKVFGSEALGQLVDDAVQVHGGAGYIEEYPVERAYRDARINRIFEGTNEINRMLIAGMLLKRTLKGSLPLFQVAQQLDEALAKGSVPAPAAGDALAAEAHAAECTKRLAIYALKVAAERFGPELEKHQEVLAAVADVVMDAFALDSMVTRTRQAASEGKLDPVRVALVQAFATEASARSYERTKRALCASSEGAALEGHLKAIAPLYRFVPRDPVALRETVVAALEKSGGYPFEQA